In Miscanthus floridulus cultivar M001 chromosome 5, ASM1932011v1, whole genome shotgun sequence, one genomic interval encodes:
- the LOC136454125 gene encoding uncharacterized protein, producing the protein MASSTATSSEGSEGYNLMSCIKEIPTLKGDNYIKWKKKIDLAFILAEMDWVVTTPCPREPVAPVRKTDETDATWQNRERDFAPIKMSYDLEHRKWVTANKKCLAVIKDTIEPAIVGSILDCDTVTEYLDRIKSQFTGSSKTYATQLIKQLVTERYSSGGSGIREHILRMSNLASKLKPMNLALKDEFLIHLIFASLPKEFDTFVVNYNIQPEKWDLEKLIA; encoded by the exons atggccagctcaaccgcgacttcatccgaaggctcag aaggatacaacttgatgagttgtatcaaagagatccccactctaaaaggtgataactatattaaGTGGAAAAAAAAGATAGACCTAGCTTTTATCCTCGCTGAgatggactgggttgtcaccacaccgtgtcctagagaacctgtggcaccggtgaggaagacagatgagactgatgctacatggcagaacagagagcgggattttgctcccataaagatgtcctatgaccttgagcataggaaatgggtcactgccaacaagaagtgtttggcagtgataaaggacacgattgagcctgctattgtgggctcaattctagactgtgacacggtcacagagtacctagatagaataaagagtcagttcactggctcttcaaagacatatgcaacccagctgatcaagcagctagttacagaaaggtactctagtggcggcagtggcattagagagcacatactgagaatgagcaatctggcatctaagctcaaaccaatgaatttggcactcaaggatgagtttcttattcatttgatttttgcttctttgcccaaagaatttgacacttttgttgttaattacaacatacagcctgaaaaatgggatttagaaaagctcatagcc